In Candidatus Nomurabacteria bacterium, the following proteins share a genomic window:
- a CDS encoding ribonuclease HII, whose amino-acid sequence MGKKNIKWLIGIDEVGRGPLAGPVGVGIVMVPADFDWSVLPGVNDSKRLKPENREAIFRQAQQLKKAGQLSFAVSLVNSSVIDKIGIVPAIRLAMKRGLKKVTTISPRVPLGTIEVKLDGGLKAPAEFVNQEMIVKGDGKEKVIGLASIVAKVTRDRYMERLAKKSEFVIYDFAKHKGYGTKAHRQAVSENGLSSQHRVSFCRSIEQMSNGIIDIIK is encoded by the coding sequence ATGGGTAAAAAGAATATAAAATGGTTAATTGGTATTGACGAAGTGGGACGTGGGCCGTTGGCGGGACCAGTGGGTGTTGGGATAGTAATGGTACCGGCTGACTTTGATTGGAGCGTGCTTCCTGGAGTGAATGATAGTAAGCGGTTGAAGCCGGAAAATCGCGAAGCGATTTTCCGGCAAGCTCAGCAGTTGAAAAAAGCTGGTCAACTAAGTTTTGCTGTATCCTTAGTCAACTCATCAGTAATAGACAAAATAGGTATCGTTCCAGCTATTAGACTGGCTATGAAACGCGGACTTAAAAAAGTCACTACAATTTCCCCGAGGGTTCCCCTCGGGACAATTGAGGTGAAGCTGGATGGGGGACTGAAAGCGCCAGCTGAGTTTGTAAATCAAGAGATGATAGTGAAAGGAGACGGTAAAGAAAAAGTGATTGGACTAGCTTCGATTGTGGCCAAGGTAACTAGAGATAGATATATGGAAAGGTTGGCAAAAAAGTCAGAATTTGTCATCTATGACTTTGCTAAACATAAGGGGTATGGTACCAAGGCCCACCGGCAGGCAGTATCTGAGAATGGTTTAAGTAGCCAGCATCGGGTGAGTTTTTGTCGGAGCATAGAACAGATGTCTAACGGAATAATTGACATTATAAAGTAA
- the nusB gene encoding transcription antitermination factor NusB, translating into MANRHLSRSIVLQSLFEWDLNSIDKKEVVEVLDRNIEEFAPNKTDRPFMEKLLNGVLSKQSELDLVITKAAPEWPIERISPVDRNILRLGLYELLFAERSEVPAKVAINEAIELAKQFGGDNSSRFVNGVLGAVYKEMGEPGKDEVSKKRKKDVPFDQMPIERLSGAVVYAEENGEIYLALVHDIFGHWTLSKSKVKEEETVEQGATRAILEEIGLPVEVEVELGNNEYIASQPERGKVRKQAHYFLAKSPYQDVVLAKKGGLDDARWFRVADILELNFYEDILPIVTKAITMLVGRRGK; encoded by the coding sequence ATGGCAAACAGACATCTTTCACGTAGTATAGTTCTGCAATCACTCTTTGAGTGGGATTTAAATAGTATTGATAAAAAAGAAGTGGTTGAGGTTTTAGATAGGAATATAGAAGAATTTGCTCCCAATAAGACCGACCGACCGTTCATGGAGAAGCTTTTGAACGGTGTTTTGAGTAAGCAGTCAGAGCTTGATTTGGTGATCACCAAGGCTGCGCCCGAGTGGCCGATTGAACGTATTTCACCGGTTGATCGCAATATTTTAAGACTCGGCCTTTATGAGCTTTTGTTTGCTGAGCGGTCAGAGGTGCCAGCTAAGGTGGCTATCAATGAAGCGATTGAGCTGGCAAAGCAATTTGGTGGTGATAATAGCAGCCGGTTTGTAAACGGGGTGTTGGGTGCGGTCTATAAAGAAATGGGAGAACCTGGTAAAGATGAGGTAAGTAAAAAACGTAAAAAGGATGTGCCGTTTGACCAAATGCCGATTGAACGTTTGTCAGGAGCAGTGGTTTATGCTGAAGAAAATGGTGAAATATATCTGGCTTTAGTCCATGATATTTTCGGCCACTGGACTTTGTCTAAAAGCAAGGTTAAGGAAGAGGAGACTGTTGAGCAAGGTGCGACCAGGGCTATTCTGGAAGAGATTGGCTTGCCGGTAGAGGTGGAAGTGGAGCTGGGCAATAATGAGTATATAGCGTCACAGCCAGAGCGCGGCAAGGTTCGAAAACAGGCTCATTATTTCCTTGCCAAGTCCCCGTACCAAGATGTCGTTTTGGCGAAAAAGGGTGGCTTAGATGACGCTCGTTGGTTTCGAGTGGCCGACATTCTTGAGCTTAACTTTTATGAAGATATTTTGCCAATAGTTACTAAGGCAATCACAATGCTGGTTGGCAGACGCGGTAAATAA
- a CDS encoding IS30 family transposase, translating to MSHKQIGPEDWPVISRMLKAGYSGVEIAHIINKDPSAVNRHIKAYGGRDRYDAREVRRKKKQARIIAMEGTRILKGVLLREVKRLLKQHYSPEQIVGVRDDISASTIYRYINERAPHLKQFLRSQKGKYRRKRGTKIREKVRERAKKRRIDERPPIIERRSRLGDWEGDTMLGRDKRVRIVTFVDRRSGYLIAYLLPKLNATLLTKLAVEKFRRIPKNKRKTATFDNGTEFSDWERFEKQTSMTVYFAYPYHSWERGTNENTNGLLRQYFPKDLDFNTITPQELSEAVRRINHRPRKRHNFKSPHQIFWK from the coding sequence ATGTCACACAAACAAATAGGACCGGAAGACTGGCCGGTTATTTCACGTATGCTCAAAGCGGGATACTCAGGAGTGGAGATTGCGCACATTATCAACAAAGATCCAAGTGCGGTTAATAGACATATTAAAGCGTATGGTGGTCGGGATAGATACGATGCTCGCGAGGTTCGCAGAAAGAAAAAACAGGCACGTATCATTGCTATGGAAGGTACTAGAATACTCAAAGGAGTATTATTACGAGAAGTGAAACGATTATTAAAACAACACTACTCACCGGAACAGATAGTCGGAGTACGTGATGACATCTCTGCGAGCACTATCTACCGATACATTAACGAACGAGCTCCACACCTTAAACAATTTCTTCGTTCTCAGAAAGGCAAGTATCGGCGCAAACGAGGCACCAAAATACGTGAAAAAGTTCGTGAAAGAGCCAAGAAACGTCGTATTGATGAACGACCGCCCATTATTGAACGTCGCTCCCGTTTGGGAGATTGGGAGGGAGATACTATGCTGGGAAGAGACAAACGAGTACGTATTGTCACCTTCGTTGATCGCAGAAGCGGGTATCTAATTGCGTATCTTCTGCCAAAATTAAATGCTACTTTACTCACTAAACTGGCGGTGGAAAAATTCAGGCGTATACCCAAAAACAAACGAAAGACCGCTACCTTTGATAACGGTACCGAGTTCAGTGACTGGGAACGGTTTGAGAAACAAACGAGTATGACTGTGTACTTTGCTTATCCATACCACTCTTGGGAGCGTGGTACCAATGAAAATACTAACGGGCTACTTCGACAATATTTTCCGAAAGACTTGGATTTCAACACCATTACTCCACAAGAACTTTCTGAAGCGGTTCGTCGTATAAATCATCGTCCTAGAAAGAGACATAATTTCAAGTCTCCACATCAGATATTTTGGAAGTGA
- the rnc gene encoding ribonuclease III yields the protein MEERNIDSDLEALQAILGVTFKDMNLLLSAVTHRSYLNEHREATWDHNERLEFLGDAVLELVVTDHLFSKYPDKPEGELTAVRAALVNTVSLSSASEQLGVNQYLLMSKGEAKDEGRARQYILANVFEACIGAIYLDQGYEAARDFIAGRLFKNTEEIVQKRLWQDAKSRFQELAQERASITPTYETLSQDGPDHDRVFTVGVFLRHEKVAEGKGRSKQEAEQQAAEQAIATKGWG from the coding sequence ATGGAAGAAAGAAATATTGATAGCGATTTAGAAGCTTTACAAGCGATTCTAGGTGTTACTTTTAAAGATATGAACTTGTTGTTGTCAGCGGTAACCCATCGTTCATATTTAAATGAACATCGTGAGGCGACTTGGGATCATAATGAGCGTCTGGAGTTTTTGGGTGATGCAGTTTTGGAATTGGTGGTTACAGACCACTTATTTTCCAAGTATCCAGATAAGCCAGAAGGGGAACTTACGGCTGTGCGTGCAGCTTTGGTCAATACTGTGTCCTTATCATCTGCTTCGGAGCAATTGGGTGTAAATCAATATCTTTTGATGTCTAAAGGTGAGGCCAAGGATGAGGGGCGAGCTAGGCAATATATTTTAGCTAACGTCTTTGAAGCTTGTATTGGTGCTATATATTTGGATCAGGGATATGAGGCGGCTCGCGATTTTATTGCCGGGCGACTATTTAAAAACACTGAAGAGATTGTTCAGAAACGATTGTGGCAAGATGCCAAGAGTCGTTTTCAGGAATTGGCGCAGGAGAGGGCTTCGATTACACCGACTTACGAAACTTTATCTCAAGATGGGCCAGACCACGATCGAGTCTTTACCGTTGGCGTCTTCTTGCGGCATGAAAAAGTAGCGGAAGGTAAAGGACGGTCTAAGCAGGAAGCTGAGCAACAAGCCGCTGAACAGGCGATTGCGACTAAGGGTTGGGGTTAG
- the rpmF gene encoding 50S ribosomal protein L32: MVIRMRHTRSHTANRRSHHALKAPNLATCKNCGDMHRPHHMCLSCGFYKDRVVLDLAAKKKDRDARVKAKREARRGEEVTESETPAETAPELAPASK; encoded by the coding sequence ATGGTAATTCGAATGCGACATACGCGGTCACACACCGCCAACCGCCGTTCACATCACGCTCTTAAGGCGCCTAATTTGGCTACCTGCAAGAACTGCGGTGATATGCACCGGCCACACCACATGTGTCTTAGTTGTGGTTTTTATAAGGACCGCGTGGTACTTGATTTAGCAGCTAAAAAGAAAGACCGAGACGCTCGAGTAAAAGCCAAGCGTGAAGCGCGTCGCGGTGAAGAAGTGACTGAGTCAGAAACTCCAGCTGAAACTGCTCCAGAATTAGCACCAGCTTCAAAATAA
- the rnr gene encoding ribonuclease R, whose protein sequence is MNNLNTYEGIIMIRGKGTGFVNHPDFEEDIVIEREALGFALDGDIVKIELKKKVPGKRREGKVLEVVKPAYRELIGVVKEKTENGQTVKFLNPDNHRIHIRPLLPEATSNDLDMKVVVEITKWTQPLLDPIAKISETIGHAGDHETEMQAIIRSGGFAKTFPESVQKAAQDLHSNQEQIFADALKDPKRRDFRGVTTMTIDPADAKDFDDALSCQFLPSGNVEIGIHIADVSHYVRENDDIDTEAKERATSVYLVDRVIPMLPEILSNDLCSLRPNEDRLAFSAVFELTPEAKIVNAWYGQTIIHSDQRFSYEDAQKVLDEKDGPYLKELQTMMDLGRILRKKRYQAGAIAFEQPEVKFELDERGAPIRAYAKVRTETMLMIEDFMLLANREVATHVYDLCKDKGRDVAFVYRIHDTPDPDKLEELGSFLRAIGYEFEVNKGMVKATTINKLLEEVTGKPEENLIKTATIRTMAKAIYSTKNIGHFGLAFKFYTHFTSPIRRYPDLMVHRMLRRHLDNSTIGPKELAKYEQMSLKSSQREMEAVSAERDSIKFKQVEYLMNKIGETFEGVITGVTDWGIYVQEKNTLADGMVRLGSIKSDYFEHEASKYRIKGQKTGKVYQLGDEVKVKLTRADKDERQLDFELVV, encoded by the coding sequence ATGAATAATCTAAATACATACGAAGGGATAATCATGATCCGGGGCAAAGGGACCGGTTTTGTGAACCATCCTGACTTTGAGGAGGATATCGTGATCGAGCGCGAAGCCTTAGGCTTCGCGCTCGATGGTGACATCGTAAAAATCGAGTTAAAGAAAAAAGTCCCCGGCAAAAGACGTGAGGGTAAGGTGTTAGAAGTAGTTAAACCAGCCTATCGAGAACTAATCGGTGTCGTCAAAGAAAAGACCGAAAACGGCCAAACTGTTAAGTTTTTAAATCCTGACAACCACCGTATTCACATCCGTCCCCTACTTCCAGAAGCTACCAGCAACGACCTTGATATGAAGGTGGTCGTAGAAATTACCAAATGGACCCAACCTCTCCTTGATCCAATCGCCAAAATCAGCGAGACCATCGGCCACGCCGGAGATCATGAGACCGAAATGCAAGCCATCATCAGAAGTGGCGGTTTTGCTAAGACTTTCCCAGAATCAGTCCAAAAAGCCGCCCAGGATTTACACAGTAACCAAGAACAGATTTTTGCCGACGCTCTAAAAGACCCAAAACGTCGCGACTTTCGTGGCGTTACTACCATGACTATCGACCCAGCGGACGCCAAGGACTTTGACGATGCTCTTTCCTGTCAATTTTTACCATCTGGTAATGTAGAAATCGGTATTCACATCGCCGACGTATCACACTACGTTCGTGAAAACGACGACATAGACACCGAGGCCAAAGAACGTGCCACTTCTGTTTACCTGGTAGACCGCGTAATTCCGATGTTACCGGAAATTTTGTCTAATGACCTCTGTTCCCTAAGACCAAACGAAGACCGCTTAGCTTTCTCAGCTGTTTTTGAACTGACTCCAGAAGCAAAGATTGTAAACGCTTGGTACGGTCAAACCATCATCCACTCCGATCAACGCTTCAGTTATGAAGATGCCCAAAAAGTACTAGACGAAAAAGACGGACCATATCTGAAAGAACTACAAACCATGATGGATCTTGGTCGTATATTGCGCAAAAAGCGCTACCAGGCCGGTGCTATCGCCTTTGAGCAGCCGGAAGTAAAGTTTGAGCTAGACGAACGCGGTGCGCCAATTCGTGCTTACGCCAAAGTCCGCACCGAAACCATGCTTATGATCGAAGACTTTATGCTTCTAGCTAACCGCGAGGTAGCTACCCATGTCTACGATCTCTGTAAAGACAAAGGGCGTGATGTGGCTTTCGTCTACCGTATCCACGACACTCCAGACCCAGACAAACTAGAAGAACTTGGTTCTTTCCTTAGAGCAATTGGCTATGAATTTGAGGTCAATAAAGGTATGGTCAAAGCGACCACTATCAACAAACTCTTAGAAGAAGTGACCGGAAAGCCGGAAGAAAACCTCATTAAAACAGCCACTATTCGCACCATGGCCAAAGCCATTTACTCTACCAAAAATATTGGTCACTTCGGTCTCGCTTTCAAATTTTATACTCACTTCACTTCCCCGATTCGTCGCTACCCTGACCTGATGGTACACCGCATGCTTCGTCGCCATTTAGACAACTCTACCATCGGACCAAAAGAACTAGCGAAGTACGAACAAATGTCACTGAAGTCTTCGCAACGCGAAATGGAAGCCGTGTCAGCCGAACGCGACTCAATCAAATTCAAACAAGTCGAATACCTAATGAACAAAATCGGCGAGACTTTCGAAGGAGTAATTACCGGGGTAACCGACTGGGGTATCTATGTGCAGGAAAAAAATACTCTAGCCGACGGTATGGTACGTCTAGGTAGTATCAAGAGCGATTACTTTGAGCATGAGGCTAGTAAATACCGCATCAAAGGCCAAAAGACCGGTAAGGTCTATCAACTAGGTGACGAAGTGAAGGTGAAACTAACCCGTGCTGATAAGGATGAAAGGCAGCTGGATTTTGAGTTGGTAGTGTAA
- a CDS encoding AAA family ATPase has product MYLKELTISGFKSFAKKSELEFSAPITAIVGPNGSGKSNVAESFRFVLGEQSVKSMRGKKGEDLIWGGSTDVSRGNRASVVILLDNTKRTFPLDFDEVKIERVVHRDGQNEYLLNDSNVRLKDIQELLASANVGSTGHHIISQGEADRILSSGARERREMIEDALGLKVYQYKKQEADKKLKKTLDNVAQVELLRKEAAPHLKYLERQVQKIEKSLELQTQLKTVYAEYLKREDTYIAYHHDRLVKKRKEPEANLEKAREDLEQAKKVLKESESKQDLEPFMKADEKLRKATEERQVAEREYSKYEGQISLLERRLRDYEKRNSENKGKAIPYSEMADLIKRIEQEVEKATKKDEVAYLHRTLTDIVHRLKLFVERSEAVPDDNQELDQAELARLQKELKELEEKIVKAKESEVEAKTAYTELEGKRQKEATEGREAERAVFHLVGQSRELESEIEKIDRELAVLDRDRQEFKDELQEAVALLGRGASQYYDFVVKDEHDKEVAEESIISEERSVQRQRRHELEKLKIRLEEMGIGATEDVVKEYNDAKARDEFLAHEIADLEASIEKLRELIAELNEKLEEQFVVGIDKISNEFNRFFVLMFGGGEAKLEKVTTKTDEEDEVDEEGESTKKKENGIELAVKLPNKRVKGLEMLSGGERALTSIALIFAMSQVNPPPFIILDETDAALDEANSRRYGDMIEELAKKSQLILITHNRETMSRAGILYGVTMGGDGVSKLLSVKLDEAVAVAK; this is encoded by the coding sequence ATGTATTTAAAAGAACTAACAATTTCTGGGTTTAAGTCTTTCGCCAAAAAAAGCGAGCTAGAGTTCTCGGCACCAATTACGGCTATCGTTGGACCGAATGGTTCAGGGAAGAGTAACGTGGCTGAATCTTTTCGGTTTGTTTTAGGCGAACAGTCGGTTAAGTCAATGCGTGGTAAAAAGGGTGAAGACTTAATTTGGGGCGGTTCAACTGATGTATCGAGGGGTAATCGAGCCAGTGTAGTGATTTTACTTGATAATACTAAGCGGACTTTTCCGCTCGATTTTGACGAAGTTAAAATCGAGCGGGTAGTACACCGTGACGGACAAAACGAATATTTACTCAATGATTCAAATGTAAGGCTTAAGGATATCCAAGAGTTATTAGCTTCAGCTAATGTTGGTTCTACCGGTCATCATATTATTTCTCAAGGTGAGGCAGACCGTATTTTGAGTTCGGGTGCACGCGAAAGACGGGAAATGATTGAAGACGCACTTGGACTAAAAGTTTATCAATATAAAAAGCAAGAAGCTGACAAAAAGCTGAAAAAGACATTAGATAATGTTGCGCAAGTGGAGCTGTTGAGAAAAGAGGCGGCACCACATCTAAAATATCTTGAACGCCAAGTACAAAAGATTGAAAAGTCATTGGAACTCCAGACTCAGTTAAAAACCGTTTACGCTGAATATTTGAAACGGGAGGATACTTACATTGCGTATCATCACGATCGTTTGGTTAAAAAGAGAAAGGAACCGGAAGCAAACTTAGAAAAAGCCAGAGAAGACTTAGAGCAAGCAAAAAAGGTTCTAAAAGAATCAGAGTCCAAACAAGATTTGGAACCTTTTATGAAAGCAGATGAGAAGTTACGTAAGGCGACCGAAGAAAGACAGGTTGCAGAACGCGAATATAGTAAGTACGAGGGTCAAATTTCTCTCTTGGAAAGGAGGTTACGTGACTATGAAAAAAGAAATAGTGAAAACAAAGGCAAAGCGATACCGTACTCTGAAATGGCTGATCTAATAAAGAGGATTGAACAAGAGGTTGAAAAAGCTACGAAAAAAGATGAGGTAGCTTATCTCCACCGGACTCTTACCGACATAGTGCACCGTCTAAAGTTATTTGTAGAACGTTCTGAAGCTGTGCCGGATGATAATCAGGAGCTTGATCAAGCTGAGCTTGCACGTTTGCAAAAGGAATTAAAAGAATTGGAAGAAAAAATTGTTAAAGCTAAAGAGAGTGAAGTGGAAGCAAAGACAGCCTATACCGAACTAGAAGGCAAGCGACAAAAAGAAGCAACCGAGGGACGCGAAGCTGAGCGCGCAGTCTTTCATTTGGTTGGACAAAGTCGTGAACTGGAAAGTGAAATAGAAAAAATTGATCGAGAACTAGCTGTTTTAGATCGTGATCGTCAGGAATTTAAAGATGAACTACAAGAAGCGGTGGCGCTTTTGGGGCGAGGGGCTTCACAGTACTATGATTTTGTAGTTAAAGATGAACACGATAAGGAGGTGGCCGAAGAAAGTATAATTTCTGAAGAAAGGAGCGTGCAGCGACAAAGACGGCATGAGTTAGAAAAATTGAAGATTCGTTTAGAGGAAATGGGTATTGGTGCCACTGAAGATGTGGTAAAGGAATATAATGACGCTAAAGCCCGTGATGAATTTTTGGCTCACGAAATAGCTGATCTCGAAGCATCAATTGAAAAGTTAAGAGAACTGATTGCTGAACTCAATGAAAAACTAGAAGAGCAGTTTGTGGTGGGAATTGATAAAATTTCCAACGAGTTTAACCGGTTTTTTGTACTGATGTTTGGCGGTGGCGAGGCTAAGCTCGAAAAGGTAACTACAAAAACCGATGAAGAAGACGAGGTGGATGAAGAGGGTGAGTCGACGAAGAAAAAAGAGAACGGTATTGAGTTAGCGGTTAAGTTACCAAACAAGCGAGTGAAAGGCCTTGAGATGCTTTCGGGCGGGGAACGGGCCTTGACTTCGATCGCCCTTATTTTTGCTATGAGTCAGGTGAATCCGCCGCCGTTTATTATCCTTGATGAGACCGATGCGGCGCTCGATGAAGCTAATAGTCGTCGCTATGGTGATATGATCGAAGAGTTGGCCAAGAAATCACAACTTATTCTTATCACTCACAATCGGGAGACTATGAGCCGAGCTGGTATCTTGTACGGGGTAACAATGGGTGGAGATGGAGTGTCTAAACTCTTGTCGGTGAAGTTAGATGAAGCGGTGGCGGTGGCGAAATAA
- the trmD gene encoding tRNA (guanosine(37)-N1)-methyltransferase TrmD, whose protein sequence is MHFHIITLFPDVCRAYTGVSILGRAQKTNKGKGAKVRGKKIEVSYYNPRDFSQSKHYKVDDKPYGGGPGMVMQVEPVVKAWDKAVGRKRDQKKVKTLIMSPRGKKFTQDLAKEYAKKYDHLVLISGRYEGIDDRVRQITNAEEVSVGDYILTGGELPALTIIDATARQIPGVLGDFESLEDERLTNGKVYTRPEVFKYKKQEYKVPEVLLSGNPALVEKWQRES, encoded by the coding sequence ATGCATTTTCATATCATTACATTGTTTCCAGATGTTTGCCGGGCGTACACTGGCGTGAGTATTTTGGGGCGGGCACAGAAGACTAATAAAGGTAAAGGAGCAAAGGTGCGGGGTAAGAAAATCGAGGTTTCATACTATAATCCACGTGATTTCTCTCAAAGTAAACATTATAAGGTGGACGATAAACCATACGGTGGTGGGCCAGGGATGGTAATGCAAGTAGAACCGGTGGTAAAAGCTTGGGACAAGGCGGTTGGGCGAAAGCGTGATCAGAAAAAGGTTAAGACTCTTATCATGTCGCCGCGAGGAAAGAAGTTTACCCAAGATTTGGCCAAGGAGTATGCTAAAAAATACGATCATCTGGTCTTGATCAGTGGGCGCTATGAAGGAATTGATGATCGGGTAAGACAAATTACTAACGCCGAGGAAGTATCGGTTGGTGACTATATCTTGACCGGCGGTGAGCTACCAGCCCTTACTATAATAGATGCGACAGCTAGGCAGATTCCTGGTGTGTTGGGAGATTTTGAGTCACTAGAAGACGAGCGGCTTACGAACGGTAAGGTCTACACTAGGCCAGAAGTTTTTAAGTACAAAAAGCAGGAATACAAGGTGCCAGAAGTGCTTTTAAGCGGAAATCCGGCTTTGGTAGAGAAGTGGCAAAGGGAAAGCTAA
- a CDS encoding KH domain-containing protein gives MDTHEDKQFLESLVKALVDHPESVKINRTVDEMGVLLTLDVHADDMGKIIGRSGNTAKAIRTLLRVVGMKNDARVNLKINEPEGGSRGMDREMSEAMNEDNPATEPKSLDQAIEDLKI, from the coding sequence ATGGATACGCACGAAGATAAGCAGTTTCTAGAATCGCTAGTTAAAGCGCTAGTTGATCATCCAGAAAGTGTTAAGATTAACCGCACTGTCGATGAGATGGGTGTGTTGTTAACACTTGATGTGCATGCTGATGATATGGGTAAGATTATTGGTCGTTCGGGCAATACTGCCAAGGCTATTCGTACCTTGCTCCGCGTCGTGGGTATGAAAAATGACGCCCGCGTCAATCTTAAGATCAATGAACCGGAAGGGGGAAGTCGGGGTATGGATCGAGAGATGTCTGAGGCCATGAATGAAGATAACCCAGCCACCGAGCCAAAGTCTCTAGATCAAGCGATTGAGGACTTGAAGATATAG
- a CDS encoding prepilin-type N-terminal cleavage/methylation domain-containing protein, whose product MKMRHFYYRGFTLIEIMVVIAIIGILVAVVMFNTSDAGKQSRDTERQADLRALQNAVELYKNKYGRYPEGCRGADQWSGEQGTNYACSGNNTQYIVNLAPEFISVLPVDPKSGSGDYGYVYRTNTAGTVYKIMAMNSVEADSIDYKHEFKSCDWDGSGSSDPYKAGFCVNPPWNGNNTPAWCKTNDSRYQKSYAVWGGFAPLVNSVSETIKIRDTSTVICR is encoded by the coding sequence ATGAAGATGAGGCATTTTTATTATCGCGGATTCACTTTAATCGAGATTATGGTAGTAATTGCCATAATTGGTATTTTGGTGGCAGTTGTTATGTTTAATACTTCTGACGCCGGAAAGCAGTCACGTGACACGGAAAGACAAGCTGACTTGCGGGCTCTGCAAAACGCGGTAGAGCTTTATAAAAATAAGTACGGTCGTTATCCGGAGGGTTGTAGAGGGGCGGATCAGTGGTCCGGTGAACAGGGTACTAACTATGCTTGTAGTGGTAATAATACACAGTATATCGTTAATCTAGCTCCAGAATTTATTTCGGTGCTACCGGTTGACCCTAAGTCTGGTTCAGGAGATTATGGATATGTATACCGTACCAATACCGCCGGTACTGTCTATAAAATCATGGCGATGAACTCAGTCGAAGCGGACTCAATAGACTACAAGCATGAGTTTAAGAGTTGTGATTGGGATGGTAGTGGTTCTTCTGATCCGTACAAAGCTGGTTTTTGTGTAAACCCACCTTGGAATGGTAACAATACTCCCGCCTGGTGCAAGACTAATGATAGTCGCTACCAAAAGTCGTATGCTGTTTGGGGAGGATTCGCTCCTTTGGTCAATTCTGTTTCGGAAACCATAAAAATTAGAGACACTTCCACTGTTATATGCAGGTGA
- a CDS encoding type II secretion system protein, whose translation MYKKNTKAFTLIELLVVIAIIGLLSAILFAAFDDARKQARDKTRLSELKELQLAIQLYKAQNDRYPEQGCGTPGTSFAGPSGGTDSGDKVACGPSVKYILGLTPDFTATLPTDPKSENEPNKGFYYMTNAAGTAYKLMVYDTVESLAVSSYGDEFARCPRQGGACPTATPADANSRTYAVYSIGAEDW comes from the coding sequence ATGTATAAAAAAAACACCAAAGCTTTTACTTTAATTGAGTTGCTAGTCGTTATTGCGATTATTGGCCTCTTATCAGCTATATTATTTGCCGCTTTTGATGATGCTCGTAAACAAGCTCGTGATAAAACGCGATTATCAGAATTGAAAGAATTGCAACTAGCTATTCAGTTATACAAAGCCCAAAACGATCGTTATCCGGAGCAAGGTTGTGGTACGCCGGGGACGTCTTTCGCTGGACCAAGTGGAGGTACCGACTCTGGTGATAAGGTGGCTTGTGGTCCGTCTGTTAAATATATATTGGGTCTAACTCCCGACTTTACAGCTACTTTACCAACTGATCCAAAATCTGAAAACGAACCAAATAAAGGATTTTATTATATGACCAACGCGGCTGGTACAGCTTATAAGCTGATGGTGTATGACACGGTTGAGTCGTTAGCTGTCTCAAGTTATGGAGATGAGTTTGCTCGTTGTCCGCGACAGGGTGGAGCTTGTCCTACAGCCACACCGGCCGACGCAAACAGTAGAACTTACGCAGTCTATAGTATTGGTGCCGAGGATTGGTAA
- the rpsP gene encoding 30S ribosomal protein S16, whose translation MMRLQRVGRKNDPSYRIVVVDKRTGPKSNKHVDHLGSYNPKLNHVQLDGEKAKHWLSQGVQPSDTVYNILVSNKVIEGKKKNVLPKKSPIIDEAKLKAEAEAKEKAEAEAKAAAEASEAEEVKEEESAEAEAKTEEEVAPATAA comes from the coding sequence ATGATGCGTTTACAACGGGTTGGTCGGAAAAACGACCCCTCATACAGAATTGTGGTGGTAGACAAAAGAACTGGTCCCAAGAGTAACAAGCATGTGGATCATCTAGGCTCATACAACCCAAAGCTAAATCATGTTCAGCTAGATGGAGAAAAAGCCAAGCACTGGCTTAGTCAGGGTGTACAGCCTTCAGACACTGTCTACAACATCTTGGTTTCAAATAAAGTGATAGAGGGTAAGAAAAAGAATGTTTTACCAAAAAAGTCACCGATTATTGATGAAGCTAAACTCAAGGCTGAAGCGGAAGCTAAGGAAAAAGCTGAGGCAGAGGCCAAGGCAGCTGCTGAAGCTAGTGAAGCCGAGGAGGTAAAGGAAGAGGAGTCAGCTGAAGCGGAAGCTAAGACTGAAGAAGAAGTTGCTCCGGCTACCGCCGCTTAA